The following coding sequences are from one Leptolyngbya sp. NIES-3755 window:
- a CDS encoding hypothetical protein (similar to AA sequence:cyanobase_aa:MAE51010), producing the protein MIEAIRQKFAAEQFEFSKHATDQSIVRRIQVQEIREAIANGQVIEDYPNDKYGPSCLISGLTQSRRPIHVQCSYPTRALIKIITVHEPDSDRWNDDFTQRKSPDD; encoded by the coding sequence ATGATTGAAGCCATTCGGCAAAAGTTTGCTGCTGAACAATTTGAATTTTCTAAACATGCCACCGATCAATCGATCGTGCGGCGAATTCAAGTGCAAGAAATTAGAGAAGCGATCGCGAACGGACAGGTGATCGAAGACTACCCGAATGATAAATATGGTCCAAGCTGTCTTATTAGTGGTCTAACTCAAAGCCGTCGCCCAATTCACGTTCAGTGTAGCTATCCAACTCGTGCATTGATTAAAATTATCACTGTACACGAGCCTGATTCCGATCGATGGAATGACGACTTCACCCAGAGGAAATCCCCCGATGACTGA
- a CDS encoding hypothetical protein (similar to AA sequence:cyanobase_aa:Npun_R2426) translates to MSPPELLSLSLRTVQIYETSALPNVLTLISAGLTTSALVFRTWQTSSIVTFIGIGVGLELLVAEGLAWFEPSVARLCVANVSLGIVVQLVGEIRQRRNSSEPLSIEWHILPIAYGIFALMLRSQLFTAWTGLVTLGVAWIAIAIGKRRVEFQPLTYAGVIGTSIAAYELVLYQVRTLPLSDQLMSIATLGAVLMVLYRIPRSRILRALNLDVENMRAIAHLHWAVSSLFLSVAAILTLLMPDTSGILALVGFTTGMVLSLYAIWQARHRPVQVATEAWLYAGLLEAAGLLWYLSTKPWFSGFFSGVVRPYAGAISAIVAFVLFVLPWDRLGWVRQPWQRVAVALPLLVLAGTAGIVHPVSLIVIAVFYSLVASIRREVRWTYLSVGLLNWLVFDQLHQLNVESLFWQVLPIGLSILYFAQIEPTFAQDLQRSSRHSVRLCGIGLICATALLTQENSGILPGIVSLIAIFAGLGLRVRAFLYVGTLVFLLNAINQLIVFVALYSLLKWIIGLCLGILLIWIAANFETRRDQMTALMQNWLMELEDWD, encoded by the coding sequence TTGTCACCCCCTGAACTTCTGAGCTTGAGTCTGCGGACTGTACAAATCTATGAAACGAGTGCTTTACCGAATGTGCTCACCCTGATATCTGCGGGTTTGACGACGAGTGCTTTAGTGTTTCGCACTTGGCAGACTTCTTCGATCGTCACATTCATTGGAATCGGGGTTGGCTTAGAGTTGTTGGTTGCAGAAGGGTTGGCATGGTTTGAACCTTCTGTGGCGCGATTGTGTGTCGCAAATGTGAGCTTAGGAATTGTTGTTCAACTGGTTGGAGAGATTCGACAACGACGCAATTCTTCAGAACCCTTATCGATCGAGTGGCACATTTTACCGATCGCTTATGGAATCTTTGCGCTGATGTTGCGATCGCAGTTATTTACTGCATGGACGGGGTTGGTGACGCTGGGAGTTGCTTGGATTGCCATCGCGATTGGAAAACGCAGAGTAGAGTTCCAACCTCTGACTTATGCAGGTGTAATTGGAACCTCGATCGCGGCTTATGAATTGGTGTTGTATCAGGTCAGAACCTTGCCTCTGAGTGATCAACTGATGTCGATCGCGACATTGGGTGCAGTTCTAATGGTGCTCTATCGGATTCCTCGATCGAGAATACTTCGCGCTTTGAATCTTGATGTCGAAAACATGCGAGCGATCGCACACTTGCACTGGGCAGTCAGTAGCCTTTTTCTAAGTGTTGCCGCAATCCTGACGTTGCTCATGCCTGACACTTCTGGAATTTTGGCTCTGGTTGGATTCACGACTGGAATGGTGTTATCGCTTTATGCAATCTGGCAAGCGCGGCATCGCCCAGTCCAAGTTGCGACAGAAGCATGGCTGTATGCGGGACTCTTAGAAGCAGCGGGATTGCTGTGGTATCTCAGTACCAAGCCTTGGTTTAGTGGATTCTTTAGCGGTGTGGTGCGACCGTATGCAGGAGCGATAAGTGCGATCGTAGCATTTGTACTGTTTGTGCTACCTTGGGATCGGTTGGGATGGGTGAGACAACCTTGGCAGCGAGTTGCAGTAGCGCTTCCACTTTTGGTACTGGCTGGAACGGCTGGAATTGTTCATCCAGTGAGTTTGATTGTTATTGCCGTCTTTTATAGCTTAGTCGCTTCAATTCGGCGTGAAGTGCGCTGGACTTATCTTAGTGTTGGTTTGCTGAATTGGCTGGTGTTCGATCAACTGCATCAACTGAATGTAGAAAGCTTGTTTTGGCAGGTTTTACCGATCGGATTATCAATTTTGTACTTTGCTCAAATCGAACCTACGTTTGCACAAGATTTGCAGCGATCGTCGAGACACTCTGTTCGTCTGTGTGGAATAGGATTGATTTGTGCCACCGCGTTACTGACTCAGGAGAACTCTGGAATCTTGCCTGGGATTGTGAGTTTGATTGCGATTTTTGCTGGGTTAGGGCTACGAGTTCGTGCCTTTTTGTATGTTGGAACTCTGGTCTTTTTGCTCAATGCGATCAATCAACTGATTGTTTTTGTCGCTTTGTATTCATTACTCAAATGGATTATCGGTTTGTGTCTTGGCATTCTGCTGATCTGGATTGCTGCAAACTTTGAAACTCGGCGCGATCAGATGACCGCTTTAATGCAAAATTGGCTCATGGAACTGGAAGACTGGGATTAA
- a CDS encoding hypothetical protein (similar to AA sequence:cyanobase_aa:PCC7424_4141), protein MTDPQEILVEKQVTYTLHVNEQVFVIQNVPARINEETGEQFFSPATVERLQQIILTEQEPDHFTEVPVYNYAA, encoded by the coding sequence ATGACTGATCCGCAAGAAATCCTAGTTGAAAAACAGGTAACTTATACACTCCATGTGAATGAGCAAGTTTTTGTAATTCAGAATGTTCCTGCTCGTATCAATGAAGAGACAGGAGAACAATTTTTCTCGCCTGCAACCGTGGAGCGTTTGCAGCAAATCATCTTAACTGAACAAGAACCTGATCATTTTACGGAAGTCCCTGTCTACAACTATGCAGCCTGA
- a CDS encoding transposase (similar to AA sequence:cyanobase_aa:LBDG_56430) — protein MLPIFYQSCLKSQLSAAQFITLEILVELLQQERRITIERLATLFPQPILFESRRRNLQRFLSLPQMTPEALWFPIAKQWIKQHIPRGQTLQIALDRTQWDKHNLMMVSFIYQNRAIPLYWIWLDKQGQSSLKDQQKVLRPVFQLLKKRRFVLLGDREFHSIELAAWCVQNRVSFVFRLPKSTTVQPETGASFSRLDHLPQVPGAAEQYLQIQVTQKRGFGRHNLVIYQKRAYARSTTPEVWYLLTNLTDVNQVLFHYDFRFCIEPGFKDLKSGGYHLEDCHADPRRFTALLVLMTLAYSLASIQGHRIRKKQVQRYVGRVKEPKRTQNRHSQFWIGLYGSLWIGSLNLWSTLAHQLMALKPQKRTFFQRGLNAISLIQSAL, from the coding sequence ATGTTGCCTATATTCTATCAATCCTGTTTGAAATCGCAACTCTCGGCTGCTCAATTCATCACGCTCGAAATCCTTGTCGAACTGTTGCAGCAAGAACGCAGAATTACGATTGAACGACTTGCAACGCTATTTCCCCAACCGATTCTATTTGAGAGTAGACGGCGCAATCTGCAACGATTCCTGAGTTTGCCCCAGATGACACCGGAAGCGTTATGGTTTCCCATCGCTAAGCAGTGGATTAAGCAACACATTCCGCGTGGACAAACCTTACAGATTGCACTTGACCGAACGCAATGGGATAAACATAACCTGATGATGGTCAGTTTTATTTATCAGAACCGAGCCATCCCGTTGTATTGGATATGGCTCGATAAACAAGGACAGAGTTCTCTCAAGGATCAACAAAAAGTGTTGCGCCCTGTATTTCAATTGTTGAAAAAACGTCGCTTTGTCTTATTAGGAGACCGAGAATTCCACAGTATCGAACTCGCTGCTTGGTGTGTGCAGAACCGAGTCTCGTTCGTGTTTCGTTTACCGAAGAGTACGACTGTTCAACCAGAGACAGGTGCAAGCTTTTCGCGCCTTGATCACCTGCCGCAAGTTCCCGGTGCTGCCGAACAATATCTGCAAATCCAAGTGACACAAAAACGCGGGTTCGGCAGACATAATCTGGTGATTTATCAGAAACGCGCTTATGCTCGATCCACAACGCCTGAGGTGTGGTACTTGCTCACCAATCTCACTGATGTCAATCAAGTGCTGTTTCACTACGATTTCAGGTTCTGCATCGAGCCAGGATTTAAGGACTTGAAATCCGGTGGCTACCACCTCGAAGATTGCCATGCTGATCCACGTCGATTTACCGCTCTACTCGTACTCATGACCCTCGCCTATTCACTCGCTTCAATCCAGGGACATCGCATTCGCAAAAAACAAGTGCAGCGCTATGTCGGTCGAGTCAAAGAACCCAAACGCACTCAAAATCGCCACAGCCAATTTTGGATCGGCTTGTATGGAAGTTTATGGATTGGCAGTCTCAATTTGTGGTCAACCTTGGCGCATCAACTCATGGCACTCAAACCCCAAAAACGCACCTTTTTCCAGCGAGGTCTGAACGCCATTTCCTTGATCCAGTCTGCTTTGTAG
- a CDS encoding transposase (similar to AA sequence:cyanobase_aa:MAE03690): MSLIDHLKQIRDYRTQPQYPLWVILVLILMGTMSGCLGYRALEDFVERHQAALLAVMKLPHKRLPSYSTIRRTMVRVDFVALTNAFNAWAQETISVPEQTAIAVDGKSIKASVEEYDSAYQDFVAVVSAFCTQLGVVIGLQARHNGSESEITTVQTLLEVLQVQGVCFSMDALHTQKNR, from the coding sequence ATGAGCTTGATTGATCACCTCAAACAAATCCGAGATTATCGCACTCAACCTCAGTATCCGTTATGGGTGATTTTGGTCTTGATTTTAATGGGCACGATGAGTGGCTGTTTGGGCTACCGCGCATTAGAAGATTTTGTGGAGCGACATCAAGCCGCGCTTCTTGCCGTCATGAAGCTTCCACACAAGCGCTTACCCTCATACTCGACGATTCGGCGAACAATGGTGCGGGTCGATTTTGTTGCCTTAACGAATGCCTTTAACGCTTGGGCACAAGAGACAATTTCCGTTCCAGAGCAAACTGCGATTGCGGTAGATGGCAAGAGTATCAAAGCCAGTGTCGAGGAGTATGATAGTGCCTACCAAGATTTTGTCGCAGTTGTCTCTGCATTTTGTACTCAGCTCGGAGTCGTGATTGGACTTCAAGCGAGACACAATGGCAGTGAAAGCGAGATTACAACCGTGCAAACCCTGTTGGAGGTCTTGCAAGTTCAAGGGGTGTGTTTCAGTATGGATGCCTTGCACACCCAAAAAAACCGTTGA
- a CDS encoding 2Fe-2S ferredoxin (similar to AA sequence:cyanobase_aa:LBDG_46540), which translates to MTEFHTVRVYHRQKDKFYTFQVPSDRYILQSGETQGVELPFSCRNGACTTCAVRVLSGHLEQPEAVGLSPELKQQGYALLCVSYAKSDIEVETQDEDEVYELQFGRFFGKGRVKRGLPLDEE; encoded by the coding sequence ATGACTGAGTTTCATACCGTTCGCGTTTATCACCGTCAAAAAGACAAGTTTTATACCTTTCAAGTACCGAGCGATCGCTATATTCTGCAATCTGGCGAAACTCAAGGGGTCGAACTCCCGTTTTCCTGCCGCAATGGAGCCTGTACAACTTGTGCGGTGAGAGTTTTATCGGGACATTTGGAACAACCGGAAGCGGTGGGACTGTCTCCAGAATTGAAACAGCAAGGTTATGCGCTTCTGTGTGTGAGCTATGCAAAATCAGACATTGAAGTTGAAACGCAGGATGAAGATGAAGTGTACGAACTGCAATTTGGGCGGTTTTTTGGCAAAGGTCGAGTCAAACGGGGACTGCCTCTTGATGAAGAATAG
- a CDS encoding peptidase S13, D-Ala-D-Ala carboxypeptidase C (similar to AA sequence:cyanobase_aa:LBDG_40240) has protein sequence MRYSASALFVSLMLITGCSTPEAAQNPTAESPKPEAARNLVTPPTLPSAPLAIAPTNPDPNTTAIVQQYLAKIGYPQSAQGIWIQTSDQLLANHQGTTPLSAASLTKVATSLAALQTYGVDHRFQTVIGTDGTIENGIVKGNLIVQGSDDPFFVWEEAIALGNALSQQGIKQVTGNLLVTGRFFMNFETDLGKSGTLLKQGLNAKTWSSEAIAQHGTLPAGTPKPQIAIAGSVKVAANPPNFRTIARHQSLPLPELLKKMNRFSNNAMAEIVASSIGGAKVVSLKAAQAAGVPQNEVILVNGSGLAVENRISPRAVCSMFLALNQLLKPSNMTIGDIFAIVGTDEGILDGRKLPTGLVTKSGSLNEVSALAGALPTTQKGIVWFVIMNGGGANLEGFRAGQETLVTQLANQWGKVPAVPTELAANRDRANLKSVIEKANQ, from the coding sequence ATGCGTTACTCTGCTTCTGCCTTATTTGTGAGTTTGATGCTAATCACGGGCTGTTCGACTCCCGAAGCGGCACAAAACCCGACCGCTGAAAGTCCAAAACCAGAAGCAGCCCGTAATCTCGTCACTCCGCCAACTTTGCCCTCGGCTCCACTCGCGATCGCGCCCACCAATCCAGATCCAAATACAACCGCGATCGTTCAACAGTATCTTGCAAAAATTGGCTATCCCCAATCCGCACAAGGCATCTGGATTCAAACGAGCGATCAACTTTTAGCAAATCATCAAGGCACGACTCCTCTTTCTGCGGCATCTCTGACAAAAGTTGCCACTTCACTCGCTGCACTTCAAACTTACGGGGTTGATCATCGATTTCAAACTGTGATTGGAACAGATGGCACGATCGAAAACGGAATCGTGAAAGGGAATCTGATTGTTCAAGGCAGCGACGATCCGTTTTTTGTGTGGGAAGAAGCGATCGCACTTGGAAATGCACTCTCTCAACAAGGCATCAAGCAAGTGACAGGGAATTTACTTGTTACTGGTCGCTTTTTTATGAACTTTGAAACCGATCTAGGCAAGTCTGGCACATTGCTTAAACAAGGCTTGAATGCGAAAACTTGGTCGAGTGAAGCGATCGCACAACATGGAACTTTACCTGCTGGCACTCCGAAGCCGCAAATTGCGATCGCAGGTTCCGTAAAAGTGGCTGCAAATCCTCCAAACTTTAGAACGATCGCCCGACATCAATCCTTACCGCTGCCAGAACTGCTCAAGAAGATGAATCGCTTTAGCAACAATGCAATGGCAGAGATTGTGGCAAGCTCGATCGGAGGTGCGAAAGTGGTTTCTCTCAAAGCTGCACAAGCCGCAGGAGTCCCGCAGAACGAAGTGATTTTAGTGAATGGTTCAGGATTAGCAGTCGAAAATCGAATTTCTCCCCGTGCAGTCTGTTCGATGTTCTTAGCACTGAATCAATTGCTCAAACCCTCGAATATGACGATCGGAGATATTTTCGCGATCGTAGGAACAGACGAGGGCATTCTCGACGGGCGGAAGTTGCCAACCGGATTGGTCACAAAATCGGGCAGTTTGAATGAAGTGAGTGCTTTAGCAGGAGCATTACCAACCACTCAGAAAGGCATTGTTTGGTTTGTAATCATGAACGGGGGCGGCGCGAATTTAGAAGGGTTTCGAGCAGGGCAGGAGACGTTGGTGACTCAGCTTGCAAATCAGTGGGGTAAAGTTCCAGCGGTTCCAACTGAACTGGCAGCAAATCGCGATCGAGCCAATCTCAAATCGGTCATTGAGAAAGCAAATCAATGA
- a CDS encoding unknown protein (similar to AA sequence:cyanobase_aa:alr3505): protein MSRPENRRVVLELDANHPNFLAGLELWVQLGLLSDRQILNLSQQYLASVLPEIAVARSTDFIRPVEPTLPIPAPSPTPRPLNMLEQIARSFQQELSVVWLLALGVFLVIISSAVLAASQWQNVSPIGQYLVLLGYTLSFWGVSFWTGRQVRLRLTASTLQTLALLLVPVNFWAIDRFLLQSIQPMSFVTALIAAIVLSGMAIAVFRQRFSSPALITSALVSYLGLSYLQCGWSFATVPLIATYLGTIAAFITVRPTTAFVRLVFPIVAIVLLFFRAIFIAEIDIAQLGLAFGIVGWLVVRVAQQHSLALLWAMSGGLIGLGWLVSVGTIVWQALIVSGLGLLFGWKLLQRYWRRFDVIVLFIVGLQSIWLIWRLVPDSLQSQVVNMTTTLTQTQTVPFALFGIVFFPYLIGILAIANWLERNQKFELARFAESVALLFGIGLTAISSFAPATRTLNLLASTATLGRFTQQKHNPIQLVYGTHLVGLMTLVAAIGWRFPNLEQSTWAVIFLGIAIAEWSFSLFRDRIWTQSAWYFGFGVATLSYILFLEPSYKFAIVWILVPALLTGIAVRDQSRRTDASWTSAIGLFMVQALAIQHRETGVLSLSLATLLMLVNTRCLGRIEPAYLTFGFGFSTIGWWIWHWFPGFTVESWLLVGAIVLTLLWQLYRWGHAHRSNFIALFAQAADGWAIGLSAIVLLSFRG, encoded by the coding sequence ATGTCACGACCGGAGAATCGTCGCGTTGTACTAGAGCTAGATGCAAATCATCCCAACTTTTTGGCGGGGTTAGAGCTTTGGGTACAGCTTGGACTGTTGAGCGATCGACAAATTCTAAACCTGAGTCAGCAATATTTAGCAAGCGTCCTGCCCGAAATTGCAGTTGCTCGATCGACAGACTTTATCAGACCTGTAGAGCCAACGTTACCCATTCCTGCTCCATCTCCGACTCCAAGACCGTTGAATATGTTGGAACAGATTGCACGATCGTTCCAACAAGAACTGAGTGTAGTTTGGCTCTTAGCATTAGGCGTATTTCTGGTTATTATCTCATCTGCCGTTCTTGCAGCGAGCCAGTGGCAGAACGTTTCGCCGATCGGACAGTATTTGGTGCTGCTTGGCTATACGCTGAGTTTTTGGGGAGTGTCGTTTTGGACTGGGCGACAGGTAAGATTACGGCTCACTGCTTCGACGCTACAGACTTTGGCATTATTGTTAGTGCCCGTGAACTTTTGGGCGATCGATCGCTTTTTGTTGCAATCCATTCAACCAATGTCATTCGTGACAGCGCTAATTGCTGCGATCGTGCTGAGTGGAATGGCGATCGCAGTCTTTCGTCAGCGATTTTCAAGTCCTGCACTGATTACTTCTGCATTAGTGAGCTATCTAGGATTGAGCTACTTGCAATGTGGTTGGAGTTTTGCAACTGTACCACTGATAGCAACCTATTTAGGAACTATTGCAGCATTCATTACAGTTCGTCCAACCACTGCTTTCGTGCGATTAGTCTTTCCGATCGTTGCGATCGTTCTGCTTTTCTTCCGGGCTATTTTCATTGCGGAAATTGATATTGCTCAGCTTGGTTTAGCCTTTGGGATTGTGGGATGGCTAGTGGTACGAGTGGCACAGCAACATTCACTTGCACTGCTTTGGGCAATGAGTGGAGGATTGATCGGGTTAGGGTGGCTTGTTTCTGTCGGAACGATCGTCTGGCAAGCATTGATTGTAAGCGGCTTGGGATTGCTCTTTGGATGGAAATTGCTTCAGCGGTATTGGCGACGATTCGATGTGATTGTTCTGTTCATCGTTGGATTACAGTCGATTTGGTTGATTTGGCGCTTAGTTCCTGACTCATTGCAATCTCAAGTGGTTAACATGACGACCACTCTGACTCAAACACAGACCGTTCCGTTTGCGCTCTTTGGAATTGTTTTCTTTCCGTATCTGATTGGAATTCTTGCGATCGCGAATTGGTTAGAGCGCAATCAGAAATTTGAACTTGCTAGATTTGCAGAATCGGTCGCGCTTTTATTTGGGATCGGATTAACTGCAATTAGCTCATTTGCTCCTGCAACACGCACACTCAATCTTCTAGCTTCGACGGCTACTTTAGGACGCTTCACTCAGCAGAAACACAATCCGATTCAGCTTGTTTATGGAACTCATCTTGTCGGATTGATGACGTTAGTAGCTGCGATCGGCTGGCGATTCCCGAATCTGGAACAGTCAACTTGGGCAGTCATTTTTCTGGGAATTGCGATCGCCGAATGGAGCTTTAGCCTCTTCAGAGATCGAATTTGGACTCAGAGCGCTTGGTATTTCGGCTTTGGAGTTGCAACGTTATCGTACATTTTATTTCTTGAGCCATCTTACAAATTCGCGATCGTTTGGATATTAGTGCCAGCTTTACTCACTGGAATTGCTGTTCGGGATCAATCAAGACGAACGGATGCGAGTTGGACAAGTGCGATCGGGCTTTTCATGGTGCAAGCTTTAGCAATACAGCATCGAGAAACTGGAGTGTTGAGCTTAAGTCTTGCAACCCTTTTGATGCTCGTGAACACACGCTGTTTAGGCAGAATTGAACCCGCTTATCTTACGTTTGGATTTGGTTTCAGTACGATCGGTTGGTGGATTTGGCATTGGTTTCCAGGATTTACTGTGGAATCGTGGTTGCTTGTGGGCGCGATCGTCTTAACGCTCTTGTGGCAGCTCTACCGCTGGGGACACGCTCATCGATCGAACTTCATCGCACTTTTCGCACAAGCCGCTGATGGTTGGGCAATTGGATTGAGCGCGATCGTTCTTCTGAGCTTCAGGGGGTGA
- a CDS encoding putative transmembrane sensor domain protein (similar to AA sequence:cyanobase_aa:LBDG_16550) — translation MRQWLGVGISAIVVATTVIGLQVSGAFQPLELMALDQWFRARPPETVDSRIVIVTIDESDFNEIGRYPIPDAQLASLLSKIRQQKPRVIGMDVYRNLPVEPGHDALRTVYQQTPNLIGVEKTLSSANTPSVDPPPILREQGQIAASDLVLDADGKVRRNLLSLRVNPIWGRQGRTIETLGTRLALEYLKTQGIKPKPIGNGAIQLGKARLEPLQPNAGGYVRGDVGGFQLLANFRNLQGRFTSVSVSDVLNDRVTAQLMQDRIVLIGSVAESLNDRFFTPYTNSAKLTSAGVKVHADFTSQLISAALDGRPLLRGVPEWLETIWCWMWLGIGVVLGTRFRAPHRTLVCMIGVTIAGILTAYGLFLSGWWITIVAPLIGMKLIAVTTRGYLLWRSLIRSHETLQEYTKTLEQKVQERTQALTEQNIELTRAKQEAESADRAKTTFLANVNHELRTPLSIILSSSELMSYDKTLSPKQKDRLSVINQSVEHLLDLINEVLELAKLEAKAETVELQPTSLRQLLHNLSEMFEPQAIEKRIQFDLDCASDLPDWIQTDERKIRRVLINLLTNALKFTYNGSITLRVSSLSVGTLRFQVEDTGIGIAEHEIESLFKAFMQTESGRRSGKGSGLGLSISQQLLQLLGTKLHVKSAPNVGTTFWFDLSIELATAPTPEANLMY, via the coding sequence GTGCGGCAGTGGCTAGGAGTTGGAATCAGCGCGATCGTCGTTGCAACAACCGTGATCGGATTGCAAGTTTCGGGTGCATTCCAGCCGTTGGAACTGATGGCACTCGACCAATGGTTTCGGGCACGTCCGCCGGAAACGGTCGATTCTCGAATTGTAATTGTGACGATCGACGAGTCTGATTTTAATGAGATTGGACGCTATCCGATTCCAGATGCTCAATTGGCATCGTTATTGTCGAAAATTCGACAGCAGAAACCGCGTGTGATTGGAATGGATGTTTACCGCAATCTTCCGGTAGAACCTGGACATGATGCGCTTCGGACTGTTTATCAGCAAACTCCCAATCTCATTGGGGTCGAGAAAACGTTGAGTAGCGCCAATACGCCCTCGGTTGATCCGCCACCGATTTTACGGGAGCAGGGTCAGATTGCCGCCAGTGATTTGGTGCTGGATGCGGATGGGAAAGTGCGTCGAAATCTTCTGTCCTTGCGGGTGAATCCGATTTGGGGCAGGCAAGGTCGCACGATCGAGACTTTGGGAACTCGCTTGGCATTGGAGTATTTGAAGACTCAAGGAATCAAGCCAAAACCGATTGGAAATGGAGCGATTCAGCTTGGTAAAGCACGATTAGAACCTTTGCAGCCGAATGCAGGAGGATACGTTCGCGGAGATGTGGGTGGGTTTCAACTGCTGGCGAATTTCCGCAATTTGCAGGGGCGATTTACGTCTGTGAGCGTTAGCGATGTGTTGAACGATCGGGTGACTGCTCAATTGATGCAGGATCGGATTGTGTTGATCGGTTCGGTAGCGGAGAGTTTGAACGATCGCTTTTTCACCCCATATACAAATTCAGCAAAGTTGACTTCGGCGGGTGTTAAGGTTCATGCGGATTTTACCAGCCAGTTGATTAGTGCAGCACTGGATGGCAGACCGCTCTTACGGGGTGTACCTGAGTGGCTTGAAACGATTTGGTGCTGGATGTGGTTAGGGATCGGAGTCGTCTTGGGAACGCGATTTCGTGCGCCGCATCGGACTTTAGTGTGCATGATCGGAGTCACGATCGCAGGAATTCTAACCGCGTATGGACTGTTTTTATCCGGCTGGTGGATCACGATCGTGGCTCCACTAATTGGGATGAAGCTGATTGCAGTGACAACACGAGGATACTTGCTCTGGAGATCATTAATACGATCGCATGAGACGCTACAAGAATATACAAAAACGCTGGAGCAAAAAGTACAAGAGCGAACACAGGCGTTAACAGAGCAAAACATTGAGTTAACCAGAGCAAAGCAAGAAGCCGAAAGCGCCGATCGAGCGAAAACGACGTTTCTGGCAAATGTGAATCATGAATTGAGAACGCCGCTTTCGATCATTCTCAGTAGCAGTGAATTGATGAGCTACGATAAGACACTTTCGCCGAAACAAAAGGATCGTTTATCGGTGATTAATCAAAGTGTGGAACATTTACTAGATTTGATCAATGAAGTCTTAGAATTAGCCAAACTCGAAGCTAAAGCAGAAACGGTTGAATTGCAGCCAACGTCGCTCAGACAGTTATTGCACAATTTATCAGAGATGTTCGAGCCACAAGCGATCGAGAAACGCATCCAATTCGATTTAGACTGTGCTTCTGATTTACCAGACTGGATTCAAACTGACGAGCGCAAGATTCGCCGAGTGTTAATCAATCTATTAACGAATGCGTTGAAGTTTACATATAACGGAAGTATTACGCTACGAGTTTCTTCTCTGAGTGTAGGAACGTTGCGATTTCAGGTGGAAGATACTGGAATTGGCATTGCAGAACATGAAATCGAATCCTTGTTTAAAGCATTCATGCAAACGGAATCTGGACGACGATCGGGGAAAGGTTCAGGTTTAGGATTATCGATCAGTCAGCAATTGCTTCAACTTTTGGGAACGAAGCTTCACGTGAAGAGTGCTCCAAATGTGGGCACGACGTTTTGGTTTGATTTGTCGATCGAACTCGCAACCGCTCCGACTCCTGAAGCGAATTTGATGTATTAG